The genomic window ACCGCCAGGGTCTGCGGGAATTTTCGCAACGGATCCTGTTCCAGATGAGTGCCAACGATTCGAGTCTGCTGATAGATACACCCGTAGCAAACAGGCTAAGTCGTTATCGAGCAATTAGTTACACCGATGAAACTGGCCAACTGGAAAAATTCCGCCCGTTTAAGCTGCCTGAACGCGACTGGTTACGGCAACTGCGGAAGGATCTGGAACAACGGCCAGAAGCAGGTGCGGCAAACCTGCCTTCTCTGCTGGCCCCACCACCAATAGAAGAAGGTGGGGAGCAATCCCCAGCCCCGGCAGAATCACACAGGGATGAATAAGGTCAAAATGGAATCTAACGGTCCATGATGAGTTTACCGCGGTGCCATAAAGGGTGATCTTCTCTGGATTCCCGCCTACGCGGGAATGACGATTCAGGTGGGTATCAGTTTTATGGTTGGCACTACGGGTGATCTTCCCGGCATAAAATACGAGCCTGGAGTCTGGGCGAAGGAAATAGTCCTCTGTTTGCCGCCGCATTACTCCCACAGGTGGGCGTCGCGGATCGCCAGTTTGCCCCAGATGCGGGCGGCAAGTTCTTCCGGGGTGCTGGCAAAGCGGGGCGAAATCTCAATCGGGTGGCTCGACAACCCTTGTTCGGTGCGTTCCACATCCAGGCCGACAGACTCGCACCAGCGGGCAAACAGTTCAATCATCCCACGTTGACAGGTTTCAGGGGTGTCGGTGCCTTCCAGGTTCTTTACCGGTGCAAACTCATCGGCACGTGGGGTTTCCAACAGCACCCACCGTTCTGCCAGTGGGAGGCTGTCAAAAATGAATTTTTCAAATTTCAGTGCGTTTTCTGTGGTGGGCTCAATTTTAACCCCATGTTCATCGATGTAAGGCACCTTTTTGTGGGCGATGTGGTACGGCAGGCCCGTCCCGCTGATCTCAGACAGAAATTTCAATTCGAACATATGAATCGCCGGATTGCCGAAACGATACACCAATTCGCCCGTGTTGGTGATTTCCGCGGCTTTCTTTTCGGGAAGGTCAGAATACTCCACGATGCCGCATTTGCCAGCGATGGTGGCAAAAACACCCATTTTTTCCTTGGGATATGCTTTGGCAACTGCTTTGGACGAAACCTGTGACCGCTGTTCGATGTGCAGACCAACAAAACCTGGTTCCAGCACCTGCACCAGCGGATTATCCACCTGAAAATAGAAGAGATGCTCAACGCCCAGTTCAGTCAGGCGGTCGATCATCCCATCTTCAATCAGTGCACTGATGGTGCCACCGTGCCCGTTGGGGCTGGTAAACAGCACCCCGGGTGCCTCCAAAAGCAATTTTCCTGTCGTGCGATCAACTGCAGGCATCGTTCCTTGCTGGATCAGAAATACCCACTTCGGATCGAGGCCAAAGTAGTGGTTTTCCTGCAAATAAATGAGAGTTTCTTCATGGGTTGCGGGCGAAGTCAGCAGAATCAGTGGGATTTTTCGACCGTAGCGTAACCCGCACGCCAATACCTTTTCGGCATGGATCTGAAAAAGCGTTTTTTGCGAAATCGGCCCAATGGGGTACATTCCCTTTGGTTTGGGGAAGCCAAGGCGGCTCCCCTGTCCACCTGCAACCAGCAAGACGGCGAACTTGCCATCTGCAATTGCCTGGTGACCGAGATCCCGATGAATTGCCGTAACTTCCTGCTGGGCCAGCACTTGAATCGGGGCAATCGAATGTTCATCAAATGCGGCGTGGCTGGTTCTGCTGGATTGAAACAACTGGTCGATTTCTTCCAGATCGACCCCAGCCAGTTGCAGGATCAGGCGGTGCTGGGTATCGACCGTCAGAGCATCCCAGCCGTTCAGCAGATGTTCCTGGTGGTGTAATCGCAGGCGGTGTCGCAGGTCGGTAGGTATGGGATTCATCTGATTCTGCCTCAAAATCGAAAACGCAAGCCATCGTAGGCCATTGCCACCCCACCGGGCAGGCTGGCATTCACTGCATCATAGTCCAATTCGTGGGACATGTGGGTCAGATAGGCCTGACCCGGATTTAATCGCTCAATCACTTCCAGCGATTCATTCAGCCCCATGTGGGCAGGATGCGATTTATACCGCAGGGTGTCAATGATGAAAACATCCAGATCTTCCAGCAAGGGCCAACTGCGGCTGGGGAATTCATTGACGTCGGTACAATAGGCCATGTTGCCCACGCGATAGCCAAATACATGAAAAGTGTGGTGCTGCAACGGGATGGGGGTAATTTTCTCACCCAGCACCTCAAACGGCTGTTCGTCAATCGTTCGGAACTCCAGGCGGGGTAAGTAGTTACGGTTGGCGTGGTCCCATTCAAACATGTAGGCGAACACCCGCCGAATTACCGCTTCTACTTCCTCGGTGCAATACACCGGGATCGGTTCTGTGTGGTATTTGCCCAGCACCCGCAAATCGTCCATCCCATAAAGATGATCCACATGGTAATGGGTGTAGAGCACTGCATCGACACGGCGAATCTCTTCCCGCAATAACTGTAAGCGCATTTCCGGGCCAGTATCGATCAGAATGTTCCCACGTGGGGTCTGAATCAGTCCGGAAGCTCGATATCGCTGATTTTTTGGGTTTTTGGAGCGGCATACCGTGCAGTCGCACCCCACTACGGGCACACCGGTCGAAGTTCCTGTGCCTAAAAATACAAACGTCCTGTCTTGTTCTGCCATGGAGTGTGTCCGAAAAGTCGAAGATTATTTTACGAAGCGGGAAAAATTGTGCCCACTACAACAGCGGAGGCTTGCAGATTGCCTTAATCGACCCCTGATGAACACCACTCAATGGGAATACGATGTAGGTGGTTAGTTGGTGAAGGAAATCGATCCGCTTTCCAAAGAAAAAAGAGCTATGAATACGATTCCCTGTCCCACCGAAGTGCGTACGTGGATCGATTGGATCGCCGCACAGAATACGCCTACGATGCTGTGGGGCAGTTGCTGACCGAAACCTAGAAAGATTTCTGTGGGCGACATCGTCGAGGAACACGATTATCTGTGGTATGAAAATGGATGCTGGAGGCATTCGCGAACAATGCGGGCACCTACACCTTCACCTGCGACGATCTGGGGCGAGTGAGCACCAATTCGGGGCTGTTTGGCAAGATCTTTACCTACAGCTAACCGTCATTCCCACGAAAGCGGGAATCCAGAGCAGAAAACTTGAATTAGTTACCACTACACTGCAGCCCACCTGCAACGTCATTCCCGCGAACGCGGGAATCCAGGGCAGAAAACTTGAAGCAGACTCAACAAGGATTGCAATTCCCTGCCTTCTCTGTTATCCTATAGTAGGCAGTTTTTCGCCACGGGGCCCACATATCGCATCCCACCATCTACTGGATTAAGCACCAGAGCAGGTCGCTGGCCACATTGGTGGATTTCGAATTCACCTATGATGGTGCCGATCGGGTGACATAGGAAAACCGTGGTAATTATGTCAAGAACTACGATTTGAGCATAATTAGTTTTCGAGGATCAATCAATGTTGAATAATCTAATATTTTTGCCAGCAGCATTATTGATATTTTTTTTATGTTCGTGCAATACCATTTCTTCCAAGGTTACTTACAAGAGTGAGAAACCATGTTTTAGTTCAACACAGGCTGAAAGGTTAAATTTGCTCGTCTTGAGATTCCAGCCTAGCACTGCAATTATCACAAGAGTGCAACCGGTCATTCGGGAGGGTTGGGTAACTGATTTAGCAAATTGGGGTGTAACAAGATGGGTCTTTCTGCGATATCAGGGGTTCTAACAACCAAACATCGCAGGAGACCCAATAATGATTATCCCAGACACATCTTCTTCAATCAACCCCAACTTCCTGTTTGGCCTATTTGATCGACTCGCCTCAGAAGTCAATCGTGCTGTACAGGAATGCATGCCGATTCGTGATTTCGAGCAACATGTTCAACAATCGGTTGCTCAAATTGGCGCTTCAGCAATCTCGTTGTACCTGGAAATGCTTGGCGATGGCGACTTGGGAGATAAGATCCAGACAGAAACTGGTGAAGTGCTTCATCGCAGCGAAGAACCCCGACAACGGTCCATCCGAACGATCTTTGGTGAGCATCAGTTTGAGCAGTATGTTTATGGCGTTGATCTTGGCCGCAAGATTGATTTGTATCCTGTGGATGTCATGATTCAGATGCCAGCCAACACATATTCGCCGTGGTTTCGCGAGGTAATGCATTATCTCAGTACAAAGATGTCGTATCAGGAATCATCAGATGTGATTTCTTTGTTGTATCTGCAAAAGAGTCCGGTCGATACTCTGGAACGAAATATCCACAATCTGAGTGAATCTGCAGAACAGTTTCTGAATGAGATCCCAATTCCTGCACCAACAGCAGAGGGAAAGATTCTGGTGATGAGTGCCGATGCCAAAGGAGTTCCCATGGTTCGCAAGACGAAGGCGATTCCAGCGTTTGATCAACGGTATTTTCCTGGTAATCGGCGTATGGCGACGCTGGCGACCGTATATTCCGTGAATGAATATTTTCGAACGGCTGAAGAGATTATCGCAGCGTTATTTCGAGAAAACTCGAATCGTGAGGAGAAACGTCCCGAACCGGTGGGCAAAGTAGTTGCGGGATTTTTGTCGCAATGTGATGCGGAGGGTGCTGATCAGAGGCACGCACCACGCGATGGTGTGGGCAGCAGAACAGGTCGAACGTCGCCACCAATCAGGTCAGCCTTTGGTACGGCTGATGGATGGTCAGACCAGTTTGTGGGAAGCATCTGATGTCAATTTCGATTCATACGAAACAATTGATATCCTGGATATCATTCATGTTGCCAGTTATGTGTGGGATGCGGCAAAAGTGTTTGAGTCTCACCGTGAACATCAGGAAGCGTTTGCTCGAGACCGCCTATTGAGAATCCTGAAGGGAGATGTGAAAAGTGTGGTTTCGGGAATCCGTCAGAAAGCGACAAAAAGCGAATTGAAAGCAGAAAAGTTAAAGAAGATTAATCAGGTTTGCAACTACTTTGAAAAGAACTACCACCGGATGAGATATGACAGCTATTTGCAGCAGGGGCTGCCGATTGCAACCGGGGTGATTGAAGGGGCTTGTCGGCACCTGGTGATGGATCGAATGTGCCGCACGGGAATGCGCTGGAAAACGAAAGGGGCCCAGGCAATGCTACACGCCAGAGCAATTGATCTGGCAGGTCGAACTAGAGATTTTCATATTTACCTGGCTAACCAGGAATACCAAAGAACAGACAGGTTCCGCAAACAGCTCAATCTGTCCCACTTATTACCCTTGCCCGGATGACCGGTTGCACTCTTATCACAATTGGGAGACTAGGAAAATTTGAAATTCTTGACTGTTGGGTTGAGCAGCCAGCCACAAAGAGATTTGCCAATGTGTCAGGCGGGCCTGATATTGCCGTGAAAGTAATTGAACTGCAGCCCAAGGATTCTTTACGATTTGTAATTCGATACAAAAAAAATGACTCATCAACTATTGATGAAATATACCTATACCCTAGCCAGGATCTTGTTGCCCCACACCCAGAAGTCCCTTCGTTTGTTCAGCACGAATACGGGTTACAGTCTAATACTTCAACTATTGTTTGTGACCACTCTTTAACGATTAGTCGTATAAGACTTCTAGATTCAAATGAACTGAATTCTGTTGAAGTAAGCTTTCGTGAAGACCCGCTTTATTTTGATTTTCCCGAATTTATCAGTGTCCATTTTAAGGCAGTAAAGTGAAATGTGCTATTCATACTTTGTGATTTTCTTGCTTCTACAACATATTGTTGACACAAAAGTTAAGCCCGGCGATGTATGCCAAGTCAAAATCTTTAAGAATGTTTGTATTGCATTTTGCTACATTCCACAAGGTGAATTGCAGTTAGGCTCAAGTGACGAAGAGATATCAAAACTATCCCAATTTCTCAAAAAGAAAAATATCACACCAGATCATTTGTTTTCTGAAGCTAATCGCACACGAGGAAAATACACTAGCAATGGCTACTGGCTAGCAATGAATGAATTATCAATTGCTGATTGGAAGCAAGTAATGACTGATGATAATTATGAGAGAAAATTGCCGACTGATGAACCTTCAAAATACCCTATTACTGGAATAACTTATGCCAGCATACAAAGATTTCTGAAAAAATGCGATCCACCCGCAGGATTCGTGCTACGCCTTCCAACTGAGGATGAATGGGAATATGCATATTTTGGCTTGCAAAAAAAGCGACCGTATTATTGGGGCAGCGAATTAACTGGCAAAGAAGCCAATTGTTTCGGTAATTCATTTGACGGAGATGAGTGCAACCGGTCATTCGGGAGGGTTGGGTAACTGATTTAGCAAATTGGGGTGTAAAAAGATGGGTCTTTCTGCGATATCAGGGGTTCTGACAACCAAACATCGCAGGAGACCCAATAATGATTATCCCAGACACATCTTCTTCAATCAACCCCAACTTCCTGTTTGGCCTATTTGATCGACTCGCATCAGAAGTCAATCGTGCTGTACAGGAATGCATGCCGATTCGTGATTTCGAGCAACATGTTCAACAATCGGTTGCTCAAATTGGTGCTTCAGCAATCTCGTTGTACCTGGAAATGCTTGGCGATGGCGACGTGGGAGAAAAGATCCAGACAGAAACAGGTGAAGTGCTTCATCGCAGCGAAGAACCCCGACAACGGGAGTGCAACCGGTCATTCGGGAGGGTTGGGTAACTGATTTAGCAAATTGGGGTGTAACAAGATGGGTCTTTCTGCGATATCAGGGGTTCTAACAACCAAACATCGCAGGAGACCCAATAATGATTATCCCAGACACATCTTCTTCAATCAACCCCAACTTCCTGTTTGGCCTATTTGATCGACTCGCCTCAGAAGTCAATCGTGCTGTACAGGAATGCATGCCGATTCGTGATTTCGAGCAACATGTTCAACAATCGGTTGCTCAAATTGGCGCTTCAGCAATCTCGTTGTACCTGGAAATGCTTGGCGATGGCGACTTGGGAGATAAGATCCAGACAGAAACTGGTGAAGTGCTTCATCGCAGCGAAGAACCCCGACAACGGTCCATCCGAACGATCTTTGGTGAGCATCAGTTTGAGCAGTATGTTTATGGCGTTGATCTTGGCCGCAAGATTGATTTGTATCCTGTGGATGTCATGATTCAGATGCCAGCCAACACATATTCGCCGTGGTTTCGCGAGGTAATGCATTATCTCAGTACAAAGATGTCGTATCAGGAATCATCAGATGTGATTTCTTTGTTGTATCTGCAAAAGAGTCCGGTCGATACTCTGGAACGAAATATCCACAATCTGAGTGAATCTGCAGAACAGTTTCTGAATGAGATCCCAATTCCTGCACCAACAGCAGAGGGAAAGATTCTGGTGATGAGTGCCGATGCCAAAGGAGTTCCCATGGTTCGCAAGACGAAGGCGATTCCAGCGTTTGATCAACGGTATTTTCCTGGTAATCGGCGTATGGCGACGCTGGCGACCGTATATTCCGTGAATGAATATTTTCGAACGGCTGAAGAGATTATCGCAGCGTTATTTCGAGAAAACTCGAATCGTGAGGAGAAACGTCCCGAACCGGTGGGCAAAGTAGTTGCGGGATTTTTGTCGCAATGTGATGCGGAGGGGTGCTGATCAGAGGCACGCACCACGCGATGGTGTGGGCAGCAGAACAGGTCGAACGTCGCCACCAATCAGGTCAGCCTTTGGTACGGCTGATGGATGGTCAGACCAGTTTGTGGGAAGCATCTGATGTCAATTTCGATTCATACGAAACAATTGATATCCTGGATATCATTCATGTTGCCAGTTATGTGTGGGATGCGGCAAAAGTGTTTGAGTCTCACCGTGAACATCAGGAAGCGTTTGCTCGAGACCGCCTATTGAGAATCCTGAAGGGAGATGTGAAAAGTGTGGTTTCGGGAATCCGTCAGAAAGCGACAAAAAGCGAATTGAAAGCAGAAAAGTTAAAGAAGATTAATCAGGTTTGCAACTACTTTGAAAAGAACTACCACCGGATGAGATATGACAGCTATTTGCAGCAGGGGCTGCCGATTGCAACCGGGGTGATTGAAGGGGCTTGTCGGCACCTGGTGATGGATCGAATGTGCCGCACGGGAATGCGGCTGGAAAACGAAAGGGGCCCAGGCAATGCTACACGCCAGAGCAATTGATCTGGCAGGTCGAACTAGAGATTTTCATATTTACCTGGCTAACCAGGAATACCAAAGAACAGACAGGTTCCGCAAACAGCTCAATCTGTCCCACTTATTACCCTTGCCCGGATGACCGGTTGCACTCCGACAACGGTCCATCCGAACGATCTTTGGTGAGCATCGGTTTGAGCAGTATGTTTATGGCGTCGATCTTGGCCGCAAGATTGATTTGTATCCTGTGGATGTCATGATTCAGATGCCAGCAAACACATATTCTCCGTGGTTTCGCGAGGTCATGCATTATCTCAGCACAAAGATGTCGTATCAGGAATCATCAGATGTGATTTCTTTGTTGTATCTGCAAAAGAGTCCGGTCGATACTCTGGAACGAAATATCCACAATCTGAGTGAATCTGCAGAACAGTTTCTGAATGAGATCCCAATTCCTGCACCAACAGCAGAGGGAAAGATTCTGGTGGTGAGTGCCGATGCCAAAGGAGTCCCCATGGTTCGCAAGACGAAGGCGATTCCAGCGTTTGATCAACGGTATTTTCCTGGTAATCGGCGTATGGCGACGCTGGCGACCGTATATTCCGTGAATGAATATTTTCGAACGGCTGAAGAGATTGTCGCAGCGTTATTTCGAGAAAACTCGAATCGTGAGGAGAAACGCCCCGAACCGGTGGGCAAAGTGGTTGCGGGATTTTTGTCGCAATGTGATGCGGAGGGGGTGCTGATCAGAGGCACGCACCACGCGATGGTGTGGGCAGCAGAACAGGTCGAACGTCGCCACCAATCAGGTCAGCCTTTGGTACGGCTGATGGATGGTCAGACCAGTTTGTGGGAAGCATCTGATGTCAATTTCGATTCATACGAAACAATTGATATCCTGGATATCATTCATGTTGCCAGTTATGTGTGGGATGCGGCAAAAGTGTTTGAGTCTCACCGTGAACATCAGGAAGCGTTTGCTCGAGACCGCCTATTGAGAATCCTGAAGGGAGATGTGAAAAGTGTGGTTTCGGGAATCCGTCAGAAAGCGACAAAAAGCGAATTGAAAGCAGAAAAGTTAAAGAAGATTAATCAGGTTTGCAACTACTTTGAAAAGAACTACCACCGGATGAGATATGACAGCTATTTGCAGCAAGGGCTGCCGATTGCAACTGGGGTGATTGAAGGGGCTTGTCGGCACCTGGTGATGGATCGAATGTGCCGCACGGGAATGAGATGGAAAACGAAAGGGGCCCAGGCAATGCTACACGCCCGAGCAATTGATCTGGCAGGTCGAACCAGAGATTTTCATATTTACCTGGCTAACCAGGAATACCAAAGAACAGACAGGTTCCGCAAACAGCTCAATCTGTCCCACTTATTACCCTTGCCCGGATGACCGGTTGCACTCGACGGAGATAATGATAAAGGGACATTCTTAGGTAAAATTTCTAAAAGTGGAAATTATGCAAAAACTTTTCCGCATCCATGGAAATTATCTGATATGAGTGGCAATGTTTGGGAACTGACAGACTCCGTAGATTCAACAAACCCAAAAAAAAGAATCTGTAAAGGAGGCTGTTGGATATCTAGACCATGGAACTGCCGCGGCGCATCAAGACTAGCGACGGATGATTATCCTGAAACATATATTGGCTTTAGACTTGCATTGATTCCCAAACGATAAATTTTATGCTATTGCTTGGTTTCTGCTTTGTTGCTGTAAATAATTCTTATACAATCTGCCGACTAAAAAGAAAGCCCTTTTACACTTTGAAAAGACTGCAACCGGATATTCGGAAGGGTTGGGTAATGGATTGACCAAATTGGACTGTAATAAATGCATCTTTTCCGATATTCGGTTCTGACAACTAACATCGCAGGGAATGCAATAAGTAATCCGGGCAGCGTTAGTAGGTGGACAAACTTAGCAATAGATACTTTTTTCGGCGATTACTGGCCAGTAATGAAGCACCTCATTTTGCCAGTGCGGATAGCGGCTTGTGTGGGCACAAAGAGAAGCACAATCTGGCGAGACTACTGCTGGAGTTGGGTTGGCTGAGGCCAGTTGAATATCCCGCTGCACACTTCCTGCATCGTGTTCCGACCAATCTGTGCAAGGCCATTTCAAGTTCTCTGTACTGAATTCCCGCTTGCGCGGGAATGACGGTTGTTGCACAATAGAATTGATAAAACCGCGGCGAATGAAGTCGGCTCGCAAATGTTTCTTTCGAGGCCTGGGCAACTGTACCACGTGCGTTGTTGTCAGTGTTAGTCAGCCTTACGTTGGCATTCGGTACCTTCTGGAATCAGATCTCACAGGTTGCCCAACATCGGCAGTTTCATGCACTGTTATTCAACGTCATGCACTATTTCTCGCCGTAATTCAGTGGGACTTCACAAAAAGTCAGGGCGGCGAGGCCATTGGTACCCATTAGTAGTGTTTTCTGGCTCCAGGAGGCACTGTCCAGATACGTGATCTGTTTCGTAGTGCATTTTCCAGCTAATTTGAGTGCCAGGCGGTTTCCATTCACTTTGCCGGATAGAACAACGTCCTTTTGTCCATCCAGATAAAACTGGCCGATCAGTGCATCATCCCATGCCACTGGCTGGTCGAACTCCAGGATGATTTCCTGTTGATCGCTGCCAGAAACTGTCGCACGCTGCAAGTTGGGTGGGGTAATCGATTTTGTGG from Zavarzinella sp. includes these protein-coding regions:
- a CDS encoding UDPGP type 1 family protein gives rise to the protein MNPIPTDLRHRLRLHHQEHLLNGWDALTVDTQHRLILQLAGVDLEEIDQLFQSSRTSHAAFDEHSIAPIQVLAQQEVTAIHRDLGHQAIADGKFAVLLVAGGQGSRLGFPKPKGMYPIGPISQKTLFQIHAEKVLACGLRYGRKIPLILLTSPATHEETLIYLQENHYFGLDPKWVFLIQQGTMPAVDRTTGKLLLEAPGVLFTSPNGHGGTISALIEDGMIDRLTELGVEHLFYFQVDNPLVQVLEPGFVGLHIEQRSQVSSKAVAKAYPKEKMGVFATIAGKCGIVEYSDLPEKKAAEITNTGELVYRFGNPAIHMFELKFLSEISGTGLPYHIAHKKVPYIDEHGVKIEPTTENALKFEKFIFDSLPLAERWVLLETPRADEFAPVKNLEGTDTPETCQRGMIELFARWCESVGLDVERTEQGLSSHPIEISPRFASTPEELAARIWGKLAIRDAHLWE
- a CDS encoding MBL fold metallo-hydrolase yields the protein MAEQDRTFVFLGTGTSTGVPVVGCDCTVCRSKNPKNQRYRASGLIQTPRGNILIDTGPEMRLQLLREEIRRVDAVLYTHYHVDHLYGMDDLRVLGKYHTEPIPVYCTEEVEAVIRRVFAYMFEWDHANRNYLPRLEFRTIDEQPFEVLGEKITPIPLQHHTFHVFGYRVGNMAYCTDVNEFPSRSWPLLEDLDVFIIDTLRYKSHPAHMGLNESLEVIERLNPGQAYLTHMSHELDYDAVNASLPGGVAMAYDGLRFRF
- a CDS encoding SUMF1/EgtB/PvdO family nonheme iron enzyme, with protein sequence MLLQHIVDTKVKPGDVCQVKIFKNVCIAFCYIPQGELQLGSSDEEISKLSQFLKKKNITPDHLFSEANRTRGKYTSNGYWLAMNELSIADWKQVMTDDNYERKLPTDEPSKYPITGITYASIQRFLKKCDPPAGFVLRLPTEDEWEYAYFGLQKKRPYYWGSELTGKEANCFGNSFDGDECNRSFGRVG
- a CDS encoding ISKra4 family transposase is translated as MRTIFGEHRFEQYVYGVDLGRKIDLYPVDVMIQMPANTYSPWFREVMHYLSTKMSYQESSDVISLLYLQKSPVDTLERNIHNLSESAEQFLNEIPIPAPTAEGKILVVSADAKGVPMVRKTKAIPAFDQRYFPGNRRMATLATVYSVNEYFRTAEEIVAALFRENSNREEKRPEPVGKVVAGFLSQCDAEGVLIRGTHHAMVWAAEQVERRHQSGQPLVRLMDGQTSLWEASDVNFDSYETIDILDIIHVASYVWDAAKVFESHREHQEAFARDRLLRILKGDVKSVVSGIRQKATKSELKAEKLKKINQVCNYFEKNYHRMRYDSYLQQGLPIATGVIEGACRHLVMDRMCRTGMRWKTKGAQAMLHARAIDLAGRTRDFHIYLANQEYQRTDRFRKQLNLSHLLPLPG